A stretch of Camelina sativa cultivar DH55 chromosome 18, Cs, whole genome shotgun sequence DNA encodes these proteins:
- the LOC104760199 gene encoding putative invertase inhibitor: protein MKFLIYFVVLFFLSNGYTANRVADSLIRDSCKKSSKSSKQSEPHYYNFCIASISENPESQKAKNIDELTMVGVKNAISNMTNVKGIVEKILKERNKKSKLSDKMLRECLKLYSQGHELLTKSLEYITLRDFDKVHNSLRNARVVPRECEMGFNDDNKQKSPVTKENDVLFDIVNIAQSFNYNAHINPYKV from the coding sequence atgaaGTTCTTGATTTACTTTGTTGTGCTATTTTTCCTATCAAATGGTTATACAGCCAACAGAGTTGCAGATTCTCTGATTCGTGATTCTTGCAAgaaatcttcaaaatcttcaaaacaaTCGGAACCACATTACTACAATTTCTGCATCGCATCTATCAGTGAAAATCCGGAGAgtcaaaaagcaaaaaatatcGATGAGTTGACCATGGTAGGAGTGAAAAACGCTATTTCGAACATGACGAATGTGAAAGGAATTGTGGAGAAGATTTTgaaggaaagaaataaaaagagtaaATTAAGTGACAAGATGTTGCGCGAGTGCCTTAAACTTTATTCTCAGGGACATGAGTTGTTAACCAAATCTTTAGAGTACATTACATTGCGGGATTTCGATAAAGTCCACAATAGTCTTCGTAATGCAAGAGTTGTTCCGAGAGAGTGTGAAATGGGATTTAACGACGATAATAAACAGAAATCTCCGGTGACGAAAGAGAACGATGTTCTTTTTGACATTGTTAACATTGCTCAGTCTTTTAATTACAATGCTCATATAAATCCGTACAAAGTATAG